One segment of Anatilimnocola aggregata DNA contains the following:
- a CDS encoding DUF1588 domain-containing protein: MILRACVFSWFCFCVFCVGSLDANDTQQLQQLTVEESQRLTQDKSGRLLLDGLKTLSPKVANELAKHEGWLSLNGLTEISNEAAAALGQHKGCLHLNGLTKVSDEASKSIAGHRGELSLNGLTSISDEAAKALAKHSGGRLMLKGLTTLTGEAGKAFAQRKGGGPMNQITLDGLTSMTPEAAAALAETHGHNWRGELPAFKSISVEVAQALAKRQGGLSMPELTTLSDDAAKALQGKLGGNLPRLTSLTVESAKAIAGPIPGQFHRTLNLDGLTSLPDEIALAIGGKDSRGNLYLNGLKSLTPLAAKAICQREGDLYLNGLTTISDETLKALAEHKAPGYARPIVHLHGLTSLSDDSAMILAAWPKWSGELPKLPTLSEKTAVALAASRKWDGKLPAVKSISGESAQAIAQRNGNLALDGLTTLTEDVAAALAKHQGGTLSLNGLKELSDKAAAALAEHEGRLSLRGLTTLSSGAAQALAGYKGDWLILDGLQTLDDPAAKSLAQRKGVVSLAGLNTISAEGTKALTANPKVVIPAKFHALAVRQGVVADEKVVRSFLSSHCADCHDGGEQEGEFALDRLANDNVVGRVAFALIFERLRAGDMPPPSEARPKADDVDKVVSWIQARLDSPLSTPPVPYAVKEKPIDGNRLPNAILFGGPRGPSVPPPPRLWRLSPSAYNKWTGEFNSQTNGLQQPFGVIQEAGFKDFSALYSPDEGASGLLLTNAELIVAGQTRVHTLVNVNDPAFAKETLWPNEARAKAATAAEQEALKSGVRVRQGNGVFAPLLHPQVKATREELEKAIRQQYQTAVARLPSEQELASVVALYDAIAADGDCSIAGKTALMAPLMTPEAILRFEVGLGPEVLPGVRSLSPRETAMAISLALSTKRDPGLLSAAAEGKLTTREEVAASVRRILDDPKLSKPLVLGFFREYFDYYRAPEVFKDPLPDYLGRRGISHNPKSYVEDTDVMVLSILSRDQDVLKELLTTPESYRTHELFGVNGTLDGLRNGESLFRAFGPVAVEHRRPQSDRIGILMQPSWHVAWSTNFHNDIVRRGRWVREHLLGGRVPDLPINVAAMVPDDPHRTLRQRQMVTRAGECWKCHNKMDELGLPFEDLDHYSLPRRGEEVLDLEAMEQTKDKNQKIYREAPLDTTGTIAYSGDPAIDGPVRDAPEMLRRLAESDRVRQIFIRHVFRFFLGRNETPGDAASLQEAEKAYLDNGGSFKALLVSLLSSESFLYRTVPTQGSQP; encoded by the coding sequence ATGATCCTGCGGGCCTGTGTTTTCAGTTGGTTCTGTTTTTGTGTCTTCTGTGTTGGCTCGCTCGATGCGAATGACACGCAGCAGCTTCAACAACTCACGGTCGAAGAGTCCCAAAGGCTGACGCAAGACAAGTCGGGGCGGCTGTTGCTCGACGGACTGAAGACGCTGTCGCCCAAGGTGGCGAACGAACTGGCGAAGCACGAAGGTTGGCTGTCGCTCAACGGGCTGACGGAAATTTCGAACGAGGCCGCCGCGGCGCTCGGACAGCACAAGGGTTGTCTGCATTTGAATGGGTTGACCAAGGTTTCCGATGAGGCGTCCAAGTCGATCGCTGGCCATCGGGGCGAGTTGTCGCTCAACGGGCTGACTTCGATCTCGGACGAAGCGGCAAAGGCACTCGCCAAACACTCCGGCGGGCGGTTGATGTTGAAAGGGCTGACGACGCTTACGGGCGAAGCGGGCAAGGCGTTCGCACAGCGCAAAGGGGGCGGGCCGATGAATCAGATCACCCTCGATGGCCTGACCTCCATGACGCCCGAGGCGGCTGCGGCGCTGGCGGAAACCCATGGTCACAACTGGCGGGGAGAACTGCCCGCATTCAAATCGATTTCGGTCGAAGTGGCCCAGGCGTTGGCGAAGCGGCAAGGAGGGCTGTCGATGCCGGAGCTGACCACGCTCTCGGACGACGCAGCCAAGGCACTGCAAGGAAAACTGGGAGGCAATCTGCCGCGATTGACGTCACTCACCGTCGAGAGTGCGAAGGCGATCGCTGGACCCATCCCAGGACAATTCCATCGCACGCTCAATCTTGATGGCCTCACGTCGCTGCCCGACGAGATTGCCCTGGCCATCGGTGGCAAAGACAGCCGCGGCAACCTGTACCTTAATGGCCTTAAGTCCCTCACTCCGCTCGCGGCGAAAGCGATCTGCCAGCGCGAAGGCGATCTGTATCTCAACGGGCTGACCACGATCTCCGATGAAACGCTCAAGGCGCTGGCCGAGCATAAGGCTCCAGGCTATGCCCGGCCCATCGTTCATCTCCACGGTTTGACCAGTCTCTCCGACGACAGCGCCATGATCTTGGCGGCGTGGCCCAAGTGGAGCGGCGAACTTCCTAAGCTGCCGACGCTCTCGGAGAAGACCGCCGTGGCACTGGCAGCCTCGCGGAAATGGGATGGAAAACTGCCGGCGGTGAAGTCGATCTCGGGCGAATCGGCCCAGGCGATCGCGCAGCGAAACGGCAACCTCGCGCTCGATGGGCTGACGACGCTCACCGAAGACGTTGCGGCGGCGCTGGCGAAACACCAGGGCGGCACGCTGTCGCTCAACGGACTGAAGGAACTGTCGGACAAAGCCGCGGCAGCGTTGGCTGAGCATGAGGGGAGACTCTCGCTCCGTGGACTGACAACGCTTTCCAGCGGCGCGGCCCAGGCACTCGCCGGGTACAAGGGGGACTGGCTGATTCTGGACGGTTTGCAGACGCTCGACGACCCGGCGGCGAAGTCGCTCGCACAGCGCAAAGGAGTGGTCTCCTTGGCTGGTCTGAATACCATTTCCGCAGAGGGGACCAAGGCGCTAACCGCCAACCCCAAAGTGGTGATTCCTGCAAAGTTCCACGCGCTGGCCGTCCGCCAAGGCGTCGTCGCCGATGAAAAAGTCGTGCGGTCGTTTCTCTCGTCGCACTGTGCCGACTGCCACGATGGCGGCGAGCAGGAAGGCGAATTCGCGCTCGACAGGTTGGCGAACGACAATGTCGTTGGCCGGGTAGCATTCGCCTTGATCTTCGAGCGGCTCCGCGCAGGCGACATGCCGCCGCCGTCCGAAGCGCGACCGAAGGCCGACGATGTGGACAAGGTCGTTTCCTGGATCCAAGCAAGACTCGACTCGCCGCTCAGCACGCCGCCCGTTCCGTATGCTGTCAAGGAAAAACCGATCGACGGCAACCGGCTCCCGAACGCGATTCTCTTCGGCGGACCGCGCGGACCGAGCGTGCCGCCGCCGCCGCGACTCTGGCGGCTTTCCCCTTCGGCCTACAACAAGTGGACTGGCGAGTTCAACTCCCAGACCAACGGGCTGCAGCAGCCGTTCGGCGTGATTCAGGAGGCCGGCTTCAAGGATTTCTCCGCCCTCTACTCGCCCGATGAAGGGGCCTCCGGCCTGCTGCTCACGAATGCCGAGTTGATAGTGGCGGGCCAGACTCGCGTGCATACACTGGTGAACGTCAACGACCCGGCATTTGCGAAGGAAACCCTCTGGCCGAATGAGGCGCGGGCGAAAGCGGCCACCGCCGCCGAACAAGAGGCGCTCAAGTCGGGCGTGCGTGTGCGTCAGGGCAATGGCGTTTTCGCCCCGCTGCTGCACCCGCAGGTGAAGGCGACTCGCGAGGAATTGGAAAAGGCGATTCGGCAGCAATACCAGACCGCTGTGGCCCGCCTGCCCAGCGAGCAAGAATTGGCGAGCGTGGTCGCACTCTACGACGCCATCGCCGCCGACGGGGATTGCTCGATTGCCGGCAAGACGGCACTGATGGCCCCGCTGATGACGCCGGAGGCGATTTTGCGGTTCGAAGTCGGATTGGGGCCTGAGGTGCTTCCGGGCGTTCGCTCGCTCTCGCCGCGCGAGACGGCGATGGCGATCAGCCTGGCTTTGTCGACGAAGCGCGACCCCGGCCTGTTGTCGGCCGCCGCCGAAGGCAAGCTGACGACGCGCGAGGAGGTCGCGGCGAGCGTCCGTCGCATCCTCGACGATCCAAAACTCAGCAAGCCGCTGGTGCTTGGATTCTTCCGCGAGTACTTCGATTACTACCGTGCTCCCGAGGTCTTCAAAGACCCACTCCCCGATTACCTGGGGCGACGCGGCATCAGTCACAACCCCAAGTCCTACGTCGAAGATACCGATGTAATGGTGCTGAGCATTCTGTCTCGCGACCAAGACGTGCTGAAGGAACTTCTCACCACGCCCGAGTCGTATCGCACGCACGAGCTGTTTGGCGTGAACGGTACGCTCGACGGACTCCGCAACGGCGAGTCCCTGTTTCGCGCGTTCGGCCCGGTGGCGGTGGAACACCGCCGTCCGCAAAGTGATCGCATCGGCATCCTGATGCAGCCGAGTTGGCATGTGGCCTGGTCGACCAATTTTCATAACGACATCGTCCGCCGCGGCCGCTGGGTGCGCGAGCATCTGCTGGGAGGTCGCGTTCCCGATCTGCCGATCAACGTGGCGGCGATGGTCCCCGATGATCCGCACCGCACGCTGCGCCAGCGACAGATGGTCACGCGCGCCGGTGAGTGCTGGAAGTGCCACAACAAGATGGACGAACTCGGCCTGCCGTTCGAAGACCTCGACCACTACTCCTTGCCCCGTCGTGGTGAAGAGGTGCTCGACCTCGAAGCAATGGAACAGACCAAGGACAAGAACCAGAAGATCTACCGCGAGGCGCCGCTCGATACGACCGGCACGATCGCCTACAGCGGCGACCCCGCGATTGACGGTCCGGTCCGTGACGCGCCCGAGATGCTCCGCCGCCTCGCCGAGTCCGACCGTGTGCGACAGATCTTCATCCGCCACGTCTTCCGTTTTTTCCTTGGCCGCAACGAAACGCCCGGCGACGCCGCCAGTCTGCAAGAAGCTGAAAAAGCCTATCTCGATAACGGCGGCAGCTTCAAGGCACTGCTCGTGTCGCTGTTGTCATCCGAGTCCTTTCTATACCGAACAGTCCCTACCCAAGGAAGCCAACCATGA
- a CDS encoding DUF1501 domain-containing protein: MNVWLAGGASHLDTFDMKPDAPAEFRGEFESIATRIPGVRICEHLPRIAERLDRMALIRSLTGMVDSHDGAMNATGWPPGNMKNLGGRPNIGSVVSKLQGPTNGNVPTAVAMISGYNPSEQAYFRSAGFLGPAFDCYTPDSEDGRANLTARLITQDRLSLLTRLDTLRRDLDARGNIQAMDAYTERAVQFVTSREFADALDITREPPAVRQRYGIGVDYRSRGAPLAKSNLGQQNARFLMARRLIECGARCVNVTWEEGAARRWDTHQDNFNALRNELLPPFDIGLSAFFDDLESRGMLEDVLVLVWGEFGRTPRINKDAGRDHYAPAASALLFGGGLKVGQVIGSTTRNGDLPADRPIQFQQMFATLYRHLGIDPVQATLVDTNNRPQYLITHTDSIRELTG; encoded by the coding sequence GTGAACGTCTGGCTGGCCGGCGGCGCGTCGCACCTGGACACGTTCGATATGAAGCCGGATGCCCCGGCGGAATTTCGTGGGGAATTCGAGTCGATCGCCACCCGGATTCCGGGCGTGCGGATTTGCGAGCATCTGCCGCGCATCGCCGAGAGACTGGACCGCATGGCCCTCATTCGCTCGCTCACCGGTATGGTCGACTCGCATGACGGCGCGATGAACGCCACGGGCTGGCCGCCGGGCAACATGAAAAACCTCGGCGGACGCCCGAACATCGGCTCCGTCGTGTCCAAACTGCAGGGGCCCACGAACGGCAATGTGCCCACGGCCGTGGCCATGATCTCCGGGTACAACCCCAGCGAGCAGGCGTATTTTCGCTCGGCCGGGTTTCTGGGCCCGGCCTTCGACTGCTACACACCGGACAGCGAAGATGGGCGGGCCAACCTGACTGCGCGTCTCATCACACAGGACCGCCTGAGTCTTTTGACGAGATTGGACACATTGCGTCGAGACTTGGATGCCCGCGGCAATATTCAAGCGATGGATGCTTACACCGAGCGGGCCGTGCAGTTCGTGACTTCCCGCGAGTTCGCGGATGCGCTCGACATTACCCGCGAACCGCCGGCCGTGCGGCAACGCTATGGCATCGGCGTCGATTACCGGAGTCGCGGTGCACCATTAGCGAAATCGAATCTTGGCCAGCAAAACGCCCGGTTTCTTATGGCTCGCCGGTTGATCGAATGCGGAGCACGCTGCGTCAATGTGACTTGGGAAGAGGGCGCTGCGCGGCGGTGGGACACTCACCAAGACAACTTCAATGCCCTGCGCAATGAACTGTTGCCCCCGTTCGACATCGGCCTCAGCGCCTTTTTCGACGATCTCGAATCCCGCGGCATGTTGGAAGATGTCCTCGTGCTGGTGTGGGGCGAGTTCGGTCGTACACCGCGAATCAACAAGGATGCTGGACGCGACCACTATGCGCCCGCCGCCTCAGCGCTCCTGTTCGGCGGCGGACTCAAGGTAGGCCAGGTGATCGGTAGCACGACCCGCAACGGCGATCTGCCAGCCGATCGACCGATCCAATTCCAGCAGATGTTCGCCACGCTTTATCGACACCTCGGTATCGATCCGGTGCAAGCCACGCTGGTGGATACAAACAACCGGCCGCAGTACCTGATTACACATACCGATTCGATCCGTGAACTGACTGGGTAA
- a CDS encoding DUF1501 domain-containing protein: MMFTIRPSYSANCSRRAFLRVGAAGLGAVGLTRLLRGGEPADKPWLRDKSVVWLWLGGGPPQAETWDPKPDAPESVRTMFGEIQTSLPGVAFGSHLPKLAERANRLAIIRSFQTPCKDHQDNWVRAMLTGSEAKMSPPSAGSVYAYLRGTNNPHTGVPSYIVLDSGNNQEFLQEHFLRGNTHGDLSVAYAPFNPAGVITRSPEPTGPRRKPDGDVTFSPLVQNMELRIPADRAANRRELLRGLDAATRRLESDPMCAAHDAYTEQAYKVLQGSVAEAFRLDREDPRTVERYDTSHITLTCPNFLKLPDFPRRPSLLGRQMLMARRLCEAGAGLVMVENCGWDFHGGDGLNPNVKDGLEGFGPQLDHAVSAFLDDVRDRGLKDRILLVVCGEMGRTPKINPKGGRDHWPSLAPLLLAGGGFKMGQVIGESDSQAGRPVTTPVTPADLISTVLRTLLDPTKLRLFPNIRPDLLRRVEGVPIPGLS, encoded by the coding sequence ATGATGTTTACAATCCGGCCGAGCTACTCCGCTAACTGTTCGCGGCGTGCGTTTCTGCGCGTCGGCGCGGCCGGGTTGGGCGCGGTCGGTCTAACCCGACTCCTCCGTGGCGGCGAGCCGGCGGATAAGCCGTGGTTGCGAGACAAGTCGGTCGTGTGGCTGTGGCTTGGCGGTGGTCCGCCACAGGCCGAAACGTGGGATCCGAAGCCCGACGCGCCGGAATCCGTGCGCACGATGTTCGGGGAAATTCAGACTTCGCTCCCCGGAGTCGCTTTCGGCAGCCACCTTCCGAAGCTGGCGGAGCGAGCGAACCGGCTCGCGATCATTCGCTCGTTCCAAACGCCGTGCAAGGACCATCAGGACAACTGGGTCCGGGCGATGCTCACCGGCAGCGAGGCGAAGATGTCGCCGCCCAGCGCCGGGTCAGTGTATGCGTACCTGCGAGGCACGAACAATCCGCACACGGGCGTGCCCAGCTACATCGTGCTCGACAGCGGCAACAACCAGGAGTTTCTGCAGGAGCACTTTCTCCGCGGCAATACCCACGGCGACCTTTCTGTAGCGTATGCCCCGTTCAATCCGGCCGGCGTCATCACAAGGTCGCCGGAGCCGACCGGCCCGCGGCGGAAGCCGGACGGTGACGTCACCTTCTCGCCTCTGGTCCAGAACATGGAGCTGCGGATCCCGGCCGACCGCGCCGCGAACCGCCGCGAGCTCCTCCGCGGGCTCGATGCCGCGACTCGCAGGCTGGAATCGGACCCAATGTGCGCGGCCCACGACGCTTACACCGAGCAGGCGTACAAGGTGCTCCAGGGGAGCGTCGCGGAGGCGTTCCGGCTCGACCGCGAGGACCCGCGGACGGTGGAGCGGTACGACACGAGTCACATCACGCTGACGTGCCCGAACTTTCTCAAGCTGCCCGATTTCCCGCGGCGCCCGTCGCTGCTCGGCCGGCAAATGCTGATGGCCCGGCGGCTATGTGAGGCCGGTGCTGGGCTGGTGATGGTCGAGAATTGCGGGTGGGACTTCCACGGCGGCGACGGGCTTAATCCCAATGTGAAGGACGGGCTGGAGGGTTTCGGGCCGCAGCTCGACCACGCGGTGTCGGCGTTCCTCGACGACGTCCGCGACCGCGGCCTCAAGGACCGCATCCTGCTCGTCGTATGTGGTGAGATGGGTCGCACGCCGAAGATCAACCCAAAGGGTGGTCGCGACCACTGGCCGAGCCTTGCCCCGCTCCTCCTCGCAGGCGGTGGGTTCAAAATGGGCCAGGTCATAGGCGAATCGGACTCGCAGGCCGGTCGCCCGGTGACGACGCCCGTGACCCCCGCCGACCTGATCTCGACCGTGCTACGAACCTTGCTCGATCCGACGAAGCTGCGACTGTTCCCGAATATCCGTCCCGACCTGCTCCGGCGCGTCGAGGGAGTTCCGATTCCCGGCCTGTCCTGA
- a CDS encoding DUF1588 domain-containing protein has translation MNSDIPFTELTSDQLERRSVLKGITLGAGGPLLAPLLQKIVAAAEVNVTPPEPCEYLRFLPKLILAFALAACCCSQGIVAQEAPFEPSKAPKENQKEAADSQHLRSFLDTYCVRCHNAKKQSGKVTLDQWPDVQLWQQVFAVVDGGEMPPEDAKQPPPVERAVALRWMRQVLKSMGVALDESATVAANRGNSVDHDALFGTGVGKAGTPAPSTRARLWRLTPKAYENFLDEKIQQFQLDLPLCSQKPKEYGFGMPHLPQGQLKAPWSFTPQWDFTNYAQTLRVGESEIEIQLRNAKAMADAILLKFAGKLRNGKPISPSKIKEGDRIAQLDAMMKAGKATTSDQVRSAVSETFSKILGREPDADELARYSAVIQKELEANGTEDAARQLLIAVLCTPRLVYRVETTGDGRRILAPHDLARAIAFTLTDSEPDATLLQAAKENRLTTVEQVREQVVRILDDKTIEKPRLLQFFREYFGHHAAKEVFKDEQTLRRLLPNFGGRLVLNSDPTFNAEFFVNDTDQLIRWVIKEDKDVLHQLLTTNKIFVLAYNPDLPSRQSDRRANLVNVPADMPMDVKLAAYERHAPNLYEIGDYDPKTFTLTGWTPERIYDMPAEHRMGILTHPSWLMAQSSNTDNHPIHRGKWIREKLLGQRIPDVPITVDAKLPDEPHNTLRTRMQVTREEYCWKCHKQMDPLGLPFEQFNHVGRFRTTEEVVDNEKTNDKKNLGKDGKPMGTRYTTAPLDTTGVLDGTGDPKLDGEVKDPFDLIRRLAASQRVEQVFVRHVFRFFMGRNETVEDGPVLVAAHQAYRDSGGSLNALLASLLTSDSFLSRTKE, from the coding sequence ATGAACAGCGACATACCGTTCACCGAGTTGACTTCCGATCAACTCGAACGACGCTCGGTGCTCAAGGGCATCACGCTCGGTGCCGGTGGACCCCTGCTCGCCCCGCTGCTGCAGAAGATCGTCGCGGCCGCCGAGGTCAACGTCACGCCGCCAGAGCCCTGCGAGTATTTGCGATTCCTGCCGAAACTGATCCTGGCGTTTGCGCTGGCGGCATGCTGCTGCTCCCAGGGGATCGTTGCCCAGGAGGCCCCGTTCGAACCGTCCAAGGCGCCGAAGGAGAATCAGAAGGAGGCGGCCGACTCCCAGCACCTGCGCTCATTCCTCGATACCTATTGTGTTCGCTGCCACAATGCGAAGAAGCAATCGGGCAAGGTAACTCTCGATCAATGGCCTGACGTCCAGCTTTGGCAGCAGGTGTTCGCGGTGGTGGACGGGGGCGAAATGCCGCCCGAAGATGCAAAGCAGCCTCCACCAGTGGAACGCGCGGTCGCCCTCCGCTGGATGCGGCAAGTACTTAAGAGCATGGGGGTCGCACTCGACGAGAGCGCAACCGTTGCGGCAAATCGCGGGAATAGTGTCGATCACGATGCCCTGTTCGGCACGGGGGTAGGTAAGGCGGGTACTCCCGCTCCTAGTACCCGGGCTCGTCTTTGGCGACTGACTCCCAAGGCCTACGAAAACTTTCTAGACGAGAAGATACAGCAGTTCCAGCTCGACTTGCCGCTCTGTTCCCAGAAACCGAAAGAATACGGGTTCGGGATGCCACACTTGCCGCAGGGTCAATTGAAGGCGCCGTGGTCCTTCACTCCACAATGGGATTTCACCAACTATGCTCAGACCTTGCGCGTCGGCGAATCGGAAATTGAGATCCAGTTGCGCAATGCCAAAGCGATGGCCGATGCCATACTCCTGAAATTCGCAGGGAAATTGCGTAATGGCAAGCCGATCAGCCCAAGCAAGATCAAGGAAGGGGACCGGATCGCGCAACTCGACGCCATGATGAAGGCTGGCAAGGCGACGACATCTGATCAGGTCAGGTCGGCCGTCTCGGAAACCTTCAGCAAGATCCTGGGGCGGGAACCCGATGCCGATGAATTGGCTCGGTACTCTGCCGTGATCCAAAAGGAGCTGGAAGCAAACGGCACCGAAGACGCGGCGCGGCAGTTGCTGATTGCAGTGCTATGTACCCCGCGATTGGTTTATCGGGTCGAGACGACCGGAGACGGCAGGAGGATACTGGCTCCGCATGACCTCGCCCGAGCAATCGCCTTCACCCTCACCGACAGCGAACCTGACGCCACGTTGCTTCAGGCGGCCAAGGAAAACAGACTCACCACCGTGGAGCAGGTTCGTGAACAGGTCGTCCGCATTCTCGACGACAAGACCATCGAGAAACCACGACTCCTGCAGTTTTTCCGTGAATACTTCGGCCACCACGCCGCCAAGGAGGTGTTCAAGGATGAGCAAACGTTGCGACGGCTGCTTCCCAATTTCGGCGGTCGGCTCGTTCTGAATAGTGACCCGACTTTCAACGCGGAGTTCTTCGTCAACGACACCGACCAATTGATTCGGTGGGTGATAAAGGAAGATAAAGATGTCCTCCACCAGCTTCTGACCACCAACAAGATCTTTGTGCTTGCGTACAATCCGGACCTCCCCAGCCGACAATCCGATCGCAGGGCGAATCTCGTGAATGTTCCTGCCGACATGCCGATGGACGTCAAGCTGGCGGCCTATGAACGACATGCGCCGAATCTCTACGAAATCGGCGATTACGATCCCAAGACATTCACGCTCACTGGTTGGACGCCGGAACGTATCTACGACATGCCGGCCGAACATCGCATGGGGATTCTTACCCATCCCAGTTGGTTAATGGCGCAGTCGAGCAATACCGACAATCATCCCATTCACCGGGGCAAATGGATTCGCGAGAAGCTGCTCGGCCAGCGCATTCCCGACGTGCCGATCACCGTCGACGCCAAGCTCCCTGACGAACCGCACAACACGTTGCGGACGCGGATGCAGGTGACCCGGGAGGAATATTGCTGGAAGTGCCACAAGCAGATGGACCCGCTAGGTCTGCCCTTCGAGCAGTTCAACCATGTTGGCCGTTTTCGGACTACTGAAGAGGTGGTCGACAACGAAAAAACCAACGACAAGAAGAACCTCGGCAAGGACGGCAAGCCCATGGGGACGAGGTACACCACGGCGCCGCTCGATACGACGGGCGTCCTGGACGGCACCGGCGATCCCAAGCTGGACGGCGAGGTGAAGGATCCCTTCGACCTAATCCGCCGATTGGCGGCTTCGCAACGAGTGGAACAGGTCTTCGTGCGGCATGTGTTCCGGTTCTTCATGGGTCGCAACGAGACAGTCGAAGACGGACCCGTGCTGGTCGCCGCTCATCAGGCCTACCGGGACAGCGGCGGCAGCTTGAACGCTCTGCTGGCATCACTATTGACATCCGATTCGTTCCTGAGCCGAACCAAGGAGTAA
- a CDS encoding DUF1552 domain-containing protein has protein sequence MQQFSVGAGGMLLTPFLQKLEAQERGTYRTPKRVVFVLFGNGFPEFGSVPTGVSLEVQETQQIPLDQHELPFDIEPFKPYKDRLAILHGLRGGRVMPYHGGGFGALSGLFNGAGTERFTKVAGESIDAAIARKLPGIFPILNLGIDPGSASTQAHYCSSAWGPGRPIASQCRPELAYQSLFGSIGATKNDFASRRNLLDLMSGDIKKLEANLTGIEREQLDHHIAALEALSKRESNLSNKFEAGTLAESAPQLPSPFPVTWKDTVTAQFDIAASALAVGLTNVVTITSELCAIRGKYSGISDVTTHQLGHDDPDKELNLQGFKVLALTRRHMAERTAALLEKLKSTPEDSGTMLDNTLVVFMSDSAETQHSAANNWPFVLLGNLGGRIRTNQLVLYPMREHRLGDQRPGEVMKGFGGKGLSSNPTINTLYNTLLHAVGDPRPHFNLIGADRENPALAGPLKELLVA, from the coding sequence TTGCAGCAGTTTTCCGTTGGCGCCGGCGGCATGCTGCTCACCCCCTTTCTCCAGAAACTGGAGGCCCAGGAACGCGGAACCTACCGGACTCCCAAACGCGTCGTATTCGTGCTGTTCGGCAATGGCTTTCCCGAATTTGGCTCGGTTCCCACGGGCGTGTCGCTCGAAGTCCAGGAGACCCAGCAGATTCCGCTCGACCAGCACGAGTTGCCGTTCGACATCGAACCGTTCAAGCCCTACAAGGATCGGTTGGCCATTCTGCACGGCCTGCGCGGCGGGCGCGTGATGCCCTATCACGGCGGCGGTTTTGGCGCCCTTTCCGGCCTCTTCAACGGGGCAGGTACAGAACGCTTTACCAAGGTCGCTGGCGAATCGATCGACGCCGCCATTGCCCGGAAGCTGCCTGGAATCTTTCCGATTCTGAATCTGGGCATTGATCCGGGATCGGCTTCGACCCAGGCGCATTACTGCTCCTCAGCCTGGGGACCGGGGCGGCCCATCGCCTCGCAGTGCCGTCCGGAACTCGCTTACCAATCGCTCTTCGGAAGCATCGGCGCTACGAAGAACGATTTTGCGTCGCGTCGGAATCTGCTCGACTTGATGTCCGGTGACATCAAAAAGCTGGAAGCAAATCTGACGGGAATAGAGCGAGAACAGCTCGATCATCACATCGCCGCGCTCGAAGCGCTGTCGAAGCGTGAATCGAATCTATCTAACAAGTTCGAAGCAGGCACGCTGGCCGAGTCGGCGCCTCAGCTCCCCTCTCCTTTTCCCGTCACCTGGAAAGACACGGTCACCGCGCAGTTTGACATTGCCGCCTCTGCTTTGGCGGTGGGTCTGACCAACGTGGTGACGATCACTTCGGAACTCTGCGCAATTCGCGGCAAATACTCCGGCATCTCCGACGTCACCACGCACCAGTTGGGCCACGACGACCCGGACAAGGAATTGAACCTGCAGGGCTTCAAGGTTCTGGCGCTGACACGACGGCACATGGCCGAACGGACAGCCGCGCTGCTCGAGAAACTGAAGAGCACACCCGAGGATTCCGGCACGATGCTCGACAATACGCTCGTCGTATTCATGAGCGACAGTGCCGAGACCCAGCACAGCGCGGCGAACAACTGGCCGTTTGTGCTGCTGGGCAATCTCGGCGGCCGCATCCGCACCAACCAGCTCGTGCTTTACCCGATGCGCGAACATAGGCTAGGCGACCAGAGACCTGGTGAAGTAATGAAAGGGTTCGGCGGCAAAGGCCTTTCGTCGAATCCAACGATCAACACGCTGTACAACACGCTCTTGCACGCCGTGGGCGACCCGCGGCCGCATTTTAATCTGATCGGCGCAGACAGAGAGAATCCTGCGCTCGCCGGACCTCTCAAGGAGTTGCTGGTCGCGTGA